The proteins below come from a single Corynebacterium cystitidis genomic window:
- the xerA gene encoding site-specific tyrosine recombinase/integron integrase, whose product MSDRSEITQVGEAIEDFADYLRFVQSRSEATVRAYRSDLATLTEYAPTFRSLSLTTLRSWLADAVHQGLARTTLARRTAAARSFSTWAYNHGHINSDVAARLATPKINRHLPTVVNAERAKDIVQAPDVLAPDQAGPEQLRDQAMLETLYATGMRVAELVGLDIDDIDLKRQQARVTGKGNKQRVVPFGTQATSALRAWIEGARDDLASDTDALFVGVRGGRINQRQVRRIVERAGQRAGVSELTPHELRHSAATHLLEGGADLRVVQELLGHSSLQTTQIYTHVSAQRLKEVYARAHPRA is encoded by the coding sequence GTGAGTGACAGGAGTGAAATTACCCAAGTCGGCGAAGCCATCGAAGACTTCGCCGACTACCTACGCTTCGTCCAGAGCCGTTCCGAGGCCACCGTACGCGCCTACCGCTCAGACCTTGCAACACTGACTGAGTATGCGCCGACCTTCCGATCATTGTCGTTGACTACGCTTCGTTCATGGCTTGCCGACGCCGTGCACCAAGGCTTAGCACGCACTACGCTTGCCCGCCGCACCGCAGCAGCCCGGTCATTTTCCACCTGGGCGTACAACCACGGACACATAAACTCTGATGTTGCGGCACGACTTGCCACCCCGAAAATCAACCGACACCTACCCACAGTAGTTAACGCGGAACGTGCTAAAGACATTGTCCAGGCCCCCGACGTCTTAGCCCCCGACCAGGCGGGCCCAGAACAGTTGCGCGACCAGGCGATGCTAGAAACGCTGTACGCCACCGGCATGCGAGTGGCAGAACTCGTCGGACTTGATATCGACGATATCGACCTCAAACGCCAGCAAGCCCGCGTGACAGGTAAGGGCAACAAACAACGCGTAGTTCCCTTCGGTACACAGGCCACATCAGCACTTCGCGCCTGGATCGAGGGTGCCCGCGACGACCTGGCCTCGGACACCGACGCGCTTTTCGTCGGGGTTCGTGGTGGGCGCATTAATCAACGTCAAGTCCGCCGCATCGTCGAGCGCGCTGGACAACGAGCAGGTGTGAGCGAACTCACCCCGCACGAACTGCGTCACTCCGCCGCTACCCATTTACTTGAAGGTGGGGCCGATCTGCGCGTGGTCCAGGAGTTGCTCGGCCATTCATCCTTACAGACCACCCAAATTTACACCCACGTTTCGGCGCAGCGGCTTAAAGAGGTCTACGCGCGGGCGCATCCACGGGCTTAA
- a CDS encoding M23 family metallopeptidase — MNHIRFSLSALLLIATVLLSSPLAWAYIDPTTGETSAGRVLRGADIPEKNWLPGHRGVDLELAVGADVLAAEDGIVAFRGVVAGTPVISIDHADGIRTTYQPVHSLLDEGEPVSAGDVIGRLGHATDGYPGLHWGALIARDTYINPLSLLDEPVIRLKPVDAPARRPL, encoded by the coding sequence ATGAACCACATTCGCTTTTCGCTCAGCGCACTGCTGCTGATTGCCACTGTCCTTTTGTCTTCTCCCCTCGCCTGGGCTTATATCGATCCCACCACAGGCGAAACGTCGGCCGGCAGGGTGTTGCGCGGCGCCGACATCCCAGAGAAAAATTGGCTTCCCGGCCACCGTGGGGTCGACCTCGAGCTTGCCGTCGGCGCCGACGTCCTCGCAGCTGAGGATGGCATCGTCGCTTTTCGTGGGGTGGTCGCTGGCACGCCGGTAATTTCCATCGACCACGCAGATGGGATACGCACGACCTATCAGCCTGTGCATTCACTTCTCGACGAGGGCGAGCCGGTATCCGCAGGTGATGTGATTGGGCGGCTGGGTCACGCAACCGATGGTTACCCTGGTTTGCATTGGGGTGCGTTGATCGCGCGAGATACGTATATCAATCCGTTGTCACTTCTCGACGAACCAGTGATTCGCCTTAAGCCCGTGGATGCGCCCGCGCGTAGACCTCTTTAA